The Neovison vison isolate M4711 chromosome 5, ASM_NN_V1, whole genome shotgun sequence genome includes a region encoding these proteins:
- the SRR gene encoding serine racemase, translated as MCAQYCISFADVEKAHVNIQDFIHLTPVLTSFIFNQVTGRNLFFKCELFQKTGSFKIRGALNAVKGLTPATSEEKPKAVVTHSSGNHGQALAYAAKLEGIPAYIVVPETAPNCKKLAIQAYGASIVYSEQSDESRENVTRRIMEETEGIMVHPNQEPAVIAGQGTIAMEVLNQVPLVDALVVPVGGGGMVAGIAITVKALRPSVKVYAAEPLNADDCYQSKLKGELTPNPYPPETIADGVKSSIGLNTWPIIRDLVDDVFTVTEEEIKYATQLVWERMKLLIEPTAGVAVAAVLSQHFQTVSPEVKNICIVLSGGNVDLTSLTWVKQAERPAPYQSVSV; from the exons ATGTGTGCTCAGTACTGCATCTCTTTTGCCGATGTTGAAAAAGCTCATGTCaacattcaagattttattcacctCACACCCGTGCTAACAAGTTTCATTTTCAATCAAGTAACAGGGCGCAATCTTTTCTTCAAATGtgaactcttccagaaaactggATCTTTTAAG ATTCGCGGTGCCCTTAATGCAGTCAAAGGCTTGACTCCTGCCACCTCGGAAGAGAAGCCCAAAGCCGTGGTTACTCACAGCAGTGGAAACCATGGCCAGGCTCTCGCCTATGCTGCTAAATTGGAAG GAATTCCTGCTTATATTGTGGTGCCCGAAACAGCTCCCAATTGTAAAAAATTGGCAATACAAGCCTATGGAGCCTCCATAGTGTACAGTGAACAGAGTGATGAG TCCAGAGAAAATGTTACCAGAAGAATTATGGAAGAAACAGAAGGCATCATGGTACATCCCAACCAGGAGCCTGCAGTGATAGCTGGGCAAGGGACAATTGCCATGGAAGTACTAAACCAG GTACCCTTGGTAGATGCACTGGTGGTACctgtaggaggaggaggaatggttGCTGGAATAGCAATTACAGTTAAG GCTCTGAGACCTAGTGTGAAGGTATATGCTGCTGAACCCTTGAATGCAGATGACTGCTACCAGTCCAAGCTGAAAGGGGAACTGACTCCCAATCCCTATCCTCCAGAAACCATAGCAGATGGTGTCAAATCCAGCATTGGCTTAAACACCTGGCCTATTATAAGGGACCTTGTCGATGATGTCTTCACAGtcacagaggaagaaattaaG TATGCAACCCAGCTGGTGTGGGAGAGGATGAAACTGCTTATTGAACCTACAGCTGGTGTTGCAGTGGCCGCTGTCCTGTCTCAGCATTTTCAAACAGTTTCCCCAGAAGTAAAGAACATTTGTATTGTGCTCAGTGGTGGAAATGTAGACCTAACCTCCCTAACTTGGGTGAAGCAGGCTGAAAGACCAGCTCCTTATCAATCTGTTTCTGTTTAG